A single region of the Chelonoidis abingdonii isolate Lonesome George chromosome 23, CheloAbing_2.0, whole genome shotgun sequence genome encodes:
- the ZBTB17 gene encoding zinc finger and BTB domain-containing protein 17 isoform X2 yields the protein MAAMDFPQHSKQVLDQLNQQRQLGLLCDCTFVVDGIDFKAHKAVLAACSEYFRMLFVDQKDVVHLDISNAAGLGQVLEFMYTAKLSLSPENVEDVLAVAGFLQMQEIVNACNALKSLTVSAEPCSESHKVPEVTGDEKAPKEGKAAAFGGLDRAEQVPSDRQEEELMMEAAAEPKEKKPEEEDSKETNDRAGAGDAVREDPHSEVPTSQQPEHTRPSIASLAAKCSSSQSSEQEMEVELEGKEEEEETTAEEAKIPEEEKPRLENGDNPEDNESGGTDSGQENSGEARLLRSGTYSDRTESKAYGSVTHKCEDCGKEFTHTGNFKRHIRIHTGEKPFSCRECNKAFSDPAACKAHEKTHSPLKPYGCEECGKSYRLISLLNLHKKRHTGEAKYRCDDCGKLFTTSGNLKRHQLVHSGEKPYQCDYCGRSFSDPTSKMRHLETHDTDKEHKCPHCDKKFNQVGNLKAHLKIHIADGPLKCRECGKQFTTSGNLKRHLRIHSGEKPYVCVHCQRQFADPGALQRHVRIHTGEKPCQCLICGKAFTQASSLIAHVRQHTGEKPYVCERCGKRFVQSSQLANHIRHHDNIRPHKCNVCNKAFVNVGDLSKHIIIHTGEKPFLCDKCGRGFNRVDNLRSHVKTVHQGKAGIKILEPEEGDEVNIVTVASDDMVTLATEALAATAVTQLTVVPVTAAVTADETEALKAEITKAVKQVQEADPNTQILYACDSCGEKFLDANSLAQHVRIHTAQALVMFQADTDFYQQYGAAATWQAEQVIQSGELLFRARDGTEVQTPMAEECQNPAE from the exons GCCTTGGTCAGGTACTGGAGTTCATGTACACAGCCAAGCTCAGCCTGAGCCCAGAGAACGTGGAGGATGTACTAGCAGTTGCCGGTTTCCTCCAGATGCAGGAGATCGTCAACGCTTGCAATGCTTTGAAGTCTCTCACCGTGTCAGCTGAACCCTGTTCAGAAAGCCACAAGGTCCCTGAAGTGACTG GGGATGAAAAAGCACCCAAAGAAGGTAAAGCAGCAGCGTTCGGTGGACTCGACAGAGCTGAGCAGGTCCCATCTGATAGACAAGAGGAGGAGCTGATGatggaggctgcagcagagccaaaGGAGAAAAAGCctgaggaggaggacagcaaggagACCAACGACCGAGCAG GTGCAGGTGACGCCGTACGGGAGGACCCCCACTCTGAGGTGCCCACTAGCCAGCAGCCAGAGCATACCAGGCCCAGCATCGCCAGCCTGGCTGCAAAGTGCAGCTCCTCCCAGAGTTCAGAGCAAG AAATGGAGGTAGagctggagggaaaggaggaagaggaggagacgaCAGCGGAGGAAGCTAAAATCCCAGAGGAAGAGAAGCCACGATTGGAAAATGGAGACAACCCTGAGGATAATGAGTCAGGGGGCACAGACTCCGGGCAGGAGAACTCTGGGGAAGCCAGGCTGCTGCGATCAGGCACCTACAGTGACAGGACCGAGTCAAAAGCCTATGGCTCAGTGACTCACAAATGTGAG GACTGCGGAAAGGAATTCACGCACACTGGTAACTTCAAGCGGCACATCCGGATCCATACTGGAGAAAAGCCTTTTTCTTGCAGGGAATGTAACAAAGCGTTCTCCGACCCGGCGGCCTGCAAAGCCCATGAGAAGACACACAG CCCTCTGAAGCCCTACGGCTGTGAAGAATGCGGCAAGAGCTACCGGCTCATCAGCCTGCTGAACCTGCACAAGAAGCGGCACACAGGAGAGGCCAAGTATCGGTGTGACGACTGCGGCAAGCTCTTCACCACCTCGGGCAACCTCAAACGGCACCAGCTGGTGCACAGCGGCGAAAAGCCCTACCAGTGTGACTACTGCGGGCGCTCCTTCTCCGATCCCACCTCCAAGATGCGCCACCTGGAGACCCACGACACAGACAAAGAGCACAAGTGTCCTCACTGCGATAAGAAATTCAATCAG GTGGGGAACTTAAAGGCGCACTTGAAGATTCACATCGCGGACGGGCCGCTGAAGTGCCGGGAATGCGGCAAGCAGTTCACCACGTCAG GGAACTTGAAGAGGCACCTGCGGATCCACAGCGGAGAGAAGCCGTACGTGTGTGTGCATTGCCAGAGGCAGTTCGCGGACCCCGGTGCCCTGCAGCGGCATGTTCGTATTCACACAG gcgAGAAGCCCTGCCAGTGCCTGATCTGTGGCAAGGCCTTCACGCAGGCCAGCTCCCTCATCGCCCACGTGCGCCAGCACACCGGAGAGAAGCCCTACGTGTGCGAGCGCTGCGGCAAGAG GTTCGTACAGTCCAGTCAGCTGGCCAACCACATCCGTCACCACGACAACATCCGACCGCACAAATGCAACGTGTGCAACAAGGCCTTCGTGAATGTGGGCGACCTCTCCAAGCACATCATCATCCACACTG GGGAGAAGCCGTTCCTCTGCGACAAGTGTGGCCGTGGCTTCAACCGTGTGGACAACCTGCGCTCCCACGTGAAAACCGTGCACCAGGGCAAGGCCGGCATCAAGATCCTGGAGCCGGAGGAAGGCGACGAGGTCAACATCGTCACCGTGGCCTCGGACGACATGGTCACCTTGGCCACGGAGGCGCTGGCAGCCACGGCGGTCACACAGCTGACAG TGGTCCCTGTGACGGCCGCCGTGACGGCAGACGAGACCGAAGCACTTAAGGCCGAGATAACCAAGGCCGTGAAGCaggtgcaggaagcag ACCCCAACACCCAGATCCTCTACGCCTGTGACTCATGCGGGGAGAAGTTCCTGGATGCCAACAGCCTGGCCCAGCACGTGCGGATCCACACGGCGCAGGCCCTGGTGATGTTCCAGGCCGACACGGACTTTTACCAGCAGTACGGAGCCGCCGCCACgtggcaggctgagcaggtgATCCAGTCAGGGGAGCTGCTCTTCCGAGCCCGCGATGGGACGGAGGTGCAGACCCCCATGGCTGAGGAGTGCCAGAACCCTGCAGAGTGA
- the ZBTB17 gene encoding zinc finger and BTB domain-containing protein 17 isoform X1 — MAGLGQVLEFMYTAKLSLSPENVEDVLAVAGFLQMQEIVNACNALKSLTVSAEPCSESHKVPEVTGDEKAPKEGKAAAFGGLDRAEQVPSDRQEEELMMEAAAEPKEKKPEEEDSKETNDRAGAGDAVREDPHSEVPTSQQPEHTRPSIASLAAKCSSSQSSEQEMEVELEGKEEEEETTAEEAKIPEEEKPRLENGDNPEDNESGGTDSGQENSGEARLLRSGTYSDRTESKAYGSVTHKCEDCGKEFTHTGNFKRHIRIHTGEKPFSCRECNKAFSDPAACKAHEKTHSPLKPYGCEECGKSYRLISLLNLHKKRHTGEAKYRCDDCGKLFTTSGNLKRHQLVHSGEKPYQCDYCGRSFSDPTSKMRHLETHDTDKEHKCPHCDKKFNQVGNLKAHLKIHIADGPLKCRECGKQFTTSGNLKRHLRIHSGEKPYVCVHCQRQFADPGALQRHVRIHTGEKPCQCLICGKAFTQASSLIAHVRQHTGEKPYVCERCGKRFVQSSQLANHIRHHDNIRPHKCNVCNKAFVNVGDLSKHIIIHTGEKPFLCDKCGRGFNRVDNLRSHVKTVHQGKAGIKILEPEEGDEVNIVTVASDDMVTLATEALAATAVTQLTVVPVTAAVTADETEALKAEITKAVKQVQEADPNTQILYACDSCGEKFLDANSLAQHVRIHTAQALVMFQADTDFYQQYGAAATWQAEQVIQSGELLFRARDGTEVQTPMAEECQNPAE; from the exons GCCTTGGTCAGGTACTGGAGTTCATGTACACAGCCAAGCTCAGCCTGAGCCCAGAGAACGTGGAGGATGTACTAGCAGTTGCCGGTTTCCTCCAGATGCAGGAGATCGTCAACGCTTGCAATGCTTTGAAGTCTCTCACCGTGTCAGCTGAACCCTGTTCAGAAAGCCACAAGGTCCCTGAAGTGACTG GGGATGAAAAAGCACCCAAAGAAGGTAAAGCAGCAGCGTTCGGTGGACTCGACAGAGCTGAGCAGGTCCCATCTGATAGACAAGAGGAGGAGCTGATGatggaggctgcagcagagccaaaGGAGAAAAAGCctgaggaggaggacagcaaggagACCAACGACCGAGCAG GTGCAGGTGACGCCGTACGGGAGGACCCCCACTCTGAGGTGCCCACTAGCCAGCAGCCAGAGCATACCAGGCCCAGCATCGCCAGCCTGGCTGCAAAGTGCAGCTCCTCCCAGAGTTCAGAGCAAG AAATGGAGGTAGagctggagggaaaggaggaagaggaggagacgaCAGCGGAGGAAGCTAAAATCCCAGAGGAAGAGAAGCCACGATTGGAAAATGGAGACAACCCTGAGGATAATGAGTCAGGGGGCACAGACTCCGGGCAGGAGAACTCTGGGGAAGCCAGGCTGCTGCGATCAGGCACCTACAGTGACAGGACCGAGTCAAAAGCCTATGGCTCAGTGACTCACAAATGTGAG GACTGCGGAAAGGAATTCACGCACACTGGTAACTTCAAGCGGCACATCCGGATCCATACTGGAGAAAAGCCTTTTTCTTGCAGGGAATGTAACAAAGCGTTCTCCGACCCGGCGGCCTGCAAAGCCCATGAGAAGACACACAG CCCTCTGAAGCCCTACGGCTGTGAAGAATGCGGCAAGAGCTACCGGCTCATCAGCCTGCTGAACCTGCACAAGAAGCGGCACACAGGAGAGGCCAAGTATCGGTGTGACGACTGCGGCAAGCTCTTCACCACCTCGGGCAACCTCAAACGGCACCAGCTGGTGCACAGCGGCGAAAAGCCCTACCAGTGTGACTACTGCGGGCGCTCCTTCTCCGATCCCACCTCCAAGATGCGCCACCTGGAGACCCACGACACAGACAAAGAGCACAAGTGTCCTCACTGCGATAAGAAATTCAATCAG GTGGGGAACTTAAAGGCGCACTTGAAGATTCACATCGCGGACGGGCCGCTGAAGTGCCGGGAATGCGGCAAGCAGTTCACCACGTCAG GGAACTTGAAGAGGCACCTGCGGATCCACAGCGGAGAGAAGCCGTACGTGTGTGTGCATTGCCAGAGGCAGTTCGCGGACCCCGGTGCCCTGCAGCGGCATGTTCGTATTCACACAG gcgAGAAGCCCTGCCAGTGCCTGATCTGTGGCAAGGCCTTCACGCAGGCCAGCTCCCTCATCGCCCACGTGCGCCAGCACACCGGAGAGAAGCCCTACGTGTGCGAGCGCTGCGGCAAGAG GTTCGTACAGTCCAGTCAGCTGGCCAACCACATCCGTCACCACGACAACATCCGACCGCACAAATGCAACGTGTGCAACAAGGCCTTCGTGAATGTGGGCGACCTCTCCAAGCACATCATCATCCACACTG GGGAGAAGCCGTTCCTCTGCGACAAGTGTGGCCGTGGCTTCAACCGTGTGGACAACCTGCGCTCCCACGTGAAAACCGTGCACCAGGGCAAGGCCGGCATCAAGATCCTGGAGCCGGAGGAAGGCGACGAGGTCAACATCGTCACCGTGGCCTCGGACGACATGGTCACCTTGGCCACGGAGGCGCTGGCAGCCACGGCGGTCACACAGCTGACAG TGGTCCCTGTGACGGCCGCCGTGACGGCAGACGAGACCGAAGCACTTAAGGCCGAGATAACCAAGGCCGTGAAGCaggtgcaggaagcag ACCCCAACACCCAGATCCTCTACGCCTGTGACTCATGCGGGGAGAAGTTCCTGGATGCCAACAGCCTGGCCCAGCACGTGCGGATCCACACGGCGCAGGCCCTGGTGATGTTCCAGGCCGACACGGACTTTTACCAGCAGTACGGAGCCGCCGCCACgtggcaggctgagcaggtgATCCAGTCAGGGGAGCTGCTCTTCCGAGCCCGCGATGGGACGGAGGTGCAGACCCCCATGGCTGAGGAGTGCCAGAACCCTGCAGAGTGA